In Dyadobacter sp. NIV53, a single window of DNA contains:
- a CDS encoding ATP-binding protein, whose protein sequence is MKKTGLACILILTYSFCFGQVFHIDSLPEQGIVLNKAWKWHPGDDPAWVNPKYDDSSWEPIDPVQNLAEQNKLPQEGIGWLRIKLLVAPQLRSKQLGMRVFQAGATEIFLNGQLAIRNGKISPQNNLVQGGNVSTLSPIRLGADSVQVLAIRYAFSRERLVKMPLPFLRLRLMSFEAGEARRIFLERESQVDMFLVGVFLILGILQILLYATSTKLSTNLYFGIFLLAQCFIHISILLNRNPDLMPGSIVFTNQILFFDSQNILFFFFATISGLFYLLGIYRFFNQPKDVPFFVAGAFSLATLPVFLLANSKYSLVAFYTSEYLLSSIIPYLAIFRIGIIAIKQKKPGAALFTVSHTVLLLTFVLMAMSDVLPGLGFLADNIKFFLTDNANYFLLLSFLSLAVTISLLLSQESSAANKLLRKQLVDLDVLSKKSISQEQEKQQLLASQNERLEHQVMARTAELNQSLNHLRITQVQLIQKEKLASLGELTAGIAHEIQNPLNFVNNFSEVSMDLIEELGEGPFLKLAEPGKKYASEILSDLTSNLQKINFHGGRASSIVKGMLEHSRTGTGERQLTDLNALADEYLRLAYHGMRRSGDPAKDKSGTIDQFNCKLVTDFDPDLGMVDVVPQEIGRVLLNLYNNAFYAVKERGALGKGQGVDYQPAVWVSTKLLDNKVEIRVRDNGTGIPESVRAKIFQPFFTTKPTGEGTGLGLSLSYDIITKGHGGAITVESREGEGTEFVIALPVE, encoded by the coding sequence TTGAAAAAAACAGGACTTGCCTGCATATTAATCTTGACTTATAGCTTCTGCTTTGGTCAGGTTTTTCATATTGATTCCTTGCCCGAACAAGGTATTGTACTGAATAAAGCATGGAAGTGGCATCCAGGCGACGATCCTGCGTGGGTAAACCCAAAGTATGATGATTCAAGCTGGGAACCGATCGATCCCGTTCAGAATTTGGCTGAACAAAACAAATTGCCTCAGGAAGGAATTGGCTGGCTTAGGATCAAGCTTCTGGTGGCGCCGCAATTACGCAGTAAGCAATTGGGTATGAGAGTTTTTCAGGCTGGTGCTACCGAAATTTTTCTAAATGGGCAATTAGCCATTCGAAATGGAAAAATAAGCCCTCAAAACAACCTTGTTCAAGGGGGCAATGTAAGTACATTATCACCTATCCGCTTAGGTGCGGACTCCGTACAGGTATTAGCTATCCGTTATGCATTCTCCAGAGAGCGGTTGGTAAAAATGCCTTTACCCTTTCTCCGGTTAAGACTCATGTCGTTCGAAGCCGGAGAAGCAAGGAGGATTTTCCTGGAAAGAGAATCACAGGTTGATATGTTTCTTGTTGGGGTTTTTCTAATTCTGGGTATTTTACAGATACTGTTATACGCAACATCGACCAAACTATCCACCAATTTGTATTTTGGTATATTTCTGCTTGCCCAGTGTTTTATTCATATTTCTATTTTGCTTAACAGAAATCCTGATTTAATGCCCGGCTCAATTGTTTTTACGAACCAGATTTTATTTTTTGACAGCCAAAACATCTTATTTTTCTTTTTTGCTACTATTTCCGGTCTATTTTATCTGCTGGGTATTTATCGTTTTTTCAATCAACCCAAGGACGTTCCCTTTTTTGTTGCAGGGGCTTTTTCATTAGCCACCTTACCGGTGTTTTTACTGGCTAATTCTAAATATTCCTTAGTTGCATTTTATACATCTGAGTATCTTTTGTCCTCAATTATACCTTATCTTGCTATATTCCGAATCGGTATTATTGCTATTAAACAAAAGAAACCAGGAGCTGCCCTGTTCACAGTTTCCCACACTGTACTCCTGCTGACTTTTGTATTGATGGCTATGTCCGACGTTTTACCCGGTCTGGGCTTTTTAGCTGATAACATTAAGTTTTTTTTAACTGATAATGCAAACTATTTTTTACTGTTAAGTTTCCTGAGTCTTGCTGTTACTATTTCCCTCTTACTCTCGCAGGAAAGTTCGGCTGCTAACAAACTGCTTCGTAAGCAACTGGTTGATTTAGATGTTCTTTCAAAAAAATCAATAAGTCAGGAACAGGAAAAGCAGCAATTGCTGGCCAGTCAAAATGAGCGATTAGAACACCAGGTTATGGCACGGACAGCCGAACTTAACCAATCCCTGAACCATCTTAGGATTACCCAGGTTCAGCTCATTCAAAAAGAAAAACTGGCCAGTTTGGGGGAACTGACGGCAGGTATCGCCCACGAAATTCAGAACCCATTGAATTTCGTTAATAACTTCTCTGAAGTAAGTATGGATTTAATTGAAGAGCTGGGTGAAGGGCCATTTCTGAAACTGGCTGAACCCGGAAAAAAATACGCAAGCGAAATCCTAAGTGACCTAACGAGCAACCTGCAAAAAATAAACTTCCATGGTGGTCGCGCCAGCAGCATTGTCAAAGGTATGTTAGAGCATTCGCGCACTGGTACCGGCGAGCGCCAGCTTACGGACCTGAATGCATTAGCCGACGAATACCTGCGACTGGCCTACCACGGAATGAGGCGTTCCGGCGATCCGGCAAAAGATAAAAGCGGGACTATCGATCAGTTCAATTGTAAGTTGGTAACTGATTTTGATCCTGATCTGGGCATGGTTGATGTTGTTCCTCAGGAGATCGGGCGGGTATTGCTGAATCTTTATAACAATGCATTTTACGCTGTGAAGGAGCGTGGGGCTTTGGGCAAAGGGCAAGGGGTGGATTATCAGCCAGCAGTTTGGGTTAGCACAAAACTGCTTGATAATAAGGTAGAGATTCGCGTTCGGGACAATGGTACGGGTATTCCGGAATCAGTGAGAGCTAAAATTTTCCAGCCATTTTTTACTACAAAACCTACTGGAGAAGGAACTGGTTTGGGACTTTCATTAAGCTATGATATTATAACCAAAGGGCACGGCGGAGCGATTACAGTGGAAAGTCGCGAAGGTGAAGGAACCGAATTCGTCATTGCATTACCTGTTGAATAG
- a CDS encoding sensor histidine kinase: MDVYFSDNDHTFLASFLSGFVRKKVIRLLAIWGTLSTIGILGYFVDIFEPSFVIEVIFSRLSTILYFVSVPLLIIALLRILGYTWSPYLNGLIIMISAIGGFLNVFESSNTPGSIANSIHFLIFLYFLLFSWNKLKGAQWVIVTGTILTNLFNLAYAIATFDIIEFDRHTVLSGIFLPLPLSLIIYVTLRFKEILAEVREKAAAVLQVTEEKREVLATQNQQLEQQVEARTAQLNHSLIELKATQTQLIQKEKLASLGELTAGIAHEIQNPLNFVNNFSEVSTDLVEELKEEALAGRTDDVLAIADDLAQNLKKIHHHGGRASSIVKGMLEHSRTGTGERQLTDLNALADEYLRLAYHGMRRSEGRIPGGPAKDKNGTIDQFNCKLVTDFDPNLSLVNVVPQEIGRVLLNLYNNAFYAVKERRALGKGQGVDYQPAVWVSTKQFDNQVEIRVRDNGTGIPESVKAKIFQPFFTTKPTGEGTGLGLSLSYDIITKGHGGTLTINSEERNGTELIITLPIQNT; this comes from the coding sequence TTGGATGTCTATTTCTCTGATAATGACCATACTTTTCTGGCTTCTTTCTTATCAGGATTTGTACGAAAAAAAGTGATCAGGTTACTGGCTATTTGGGGGACTTTGTCTACAATTGGTATCCTGGGCTATTTTGTTGATATTTTTGAACCCTCATTTGTCATCGAGGTAATTTTTTCCCGTTTGTCCACGATACTCTACTTTGTATCTGTGCCCTTGCTGATCATTGCCCTGTTACGTATTCTGGGCTATACCTGGTCGCCTTACCTGAATGGCTTAATTATAATGATTTCGGCCATCGGCGGCTTTTTAAATGTTTTTGAAAGCAGTAATACGCCTGGTTCTATTGCTAACAGCATACACTTTCTGATTTTTCTATATTTTCTACTTTTCTCCTGGAATAAGCTGAAAGGAGCCCAGTGGGTAATTGTAACGGGAACTATCCTGACTAACTTATTTAATCTGGCTTATGCAATTGCAACCTTTGATATTATTGAATTTGACCGCCATACTGTCCTTTCGGGTATCTTTCTTCCTCTTCCGCTATCTCTTATCATTTATGTCACACTACGTTTTAAGGAAATTTTAGCGGAAGTCAGGGAAAAAGCAGCGGCTGTTTTGCAGGTAACCGAAGAAAAGCGTGAAGTTTTAGCCACTCAAAACCAACAGCTTGAACAGCAAGTCGAGGCGCGTACAGCCCAGCTCAACCATTCACTTATCGAACTGAAGGCGACACAAACCCAGCTGATCCAGAAAGAAAAACTCGCCAGCCTTGGCGAACTGACGGCGGGCATTGCTCACGAAATCCAGAATCCCCTGAACTTTGTCAATAACTTTTCGGAAGTCAGCACAGATTTGGTTGAAGAATTAAAGGAAGAAGCCCTGGCCGGCCGGACAGACGATGTATTGGCCATTGCCGACGACCTGGCTCAGAACCTCAAAAAAATCCATCACCATGGTGGTCGCGCCAGCAGCATTGTCAAAGGTATGTTAGAGCATTCGCGTACTGGTACCGGCGAGCGCCAGCTTACGGACCTGAATGCGCTAGCCGACGAATACCTGCGATTGGCTTACCACGGAATGAGGCGGTCGGAAGGCCGCATCCCCGGCGGTCCGGCAAAAGATAAAAACGGGACCATCGATCAGTTCAATTGTAAGTTGGTAACTGACTTCGATCCGAATTTAAGCCTTGTTAATGTCGTACCGCAGGAGATCGGACGGGTATTGCTTAATCTTTACAACAACGCGTTTTATGCTGTGAAGGAGCGTAGGGCTTTGGGCAAAGGGCAGGGGGTGGATTATCAGCCAGCAGTTTGGGTGAGTACCAAACAGTTTGACAATCAAGTTGAGATTCGTGTCCGGGACAATGGTACAGGTATTCCGGAGTCGGTGAAAGCCAAAATATTCCAGCCTTTTTTCACGACAAAGCCAACCGGGGAGGGGACAGGATTAGGCTTGTCGCTGAGCTATGATATTATCACAAAGGGTCACGGGGGTACACTTACGATAAATAGTGAAGAGAGAAACGGCACCGAACTTATTATTACACTTCCTATTCAAAACACTTAG